Below is a window of Lebetimonas sp. JH292 DNA.
TTGTTCCCCTCTCGACATAGGATTTTATCACCCTACGCCTCACTGCTAAGATTACACCATAGGTATTCGGAGTTTGACAGGGTTTGGTACAGCTGTGGGCCGCCCTAGCCCTATCAGTGCTCTACCCCCTATGGCTACCTCTTAACGCTGCACCTAAATGCATTTCGGAGAGAACCAGCTATCACTGAGTTTGATTGGCCTTTCACCCCTATCCACAGGTCATCCGAAGGCTTTTCAACGCCTACCGGTTCGGTCCTCCACGGGCTCTTACACCCGCTTCAACCTGCCCATGGATAGATCACTCAGCTTCGGGTCTGCAGCTACTGACTCGCTTTCGCTTCGGCTCCCCCTCTCGGGTTAACCTCGCCAGTAACCACAACTCGCAGGCTCATTATGCAAAAGGCAGTCCGTCACCCTTGTCCGAAGACAATAGGGCTCCGAATGATTGTAGGCAAACGGTTTCAGGTTCTATTTCACTCCCCTCACTGGGGTTCTTTTCACCTTTCCCTCACGGTACTTGTGCACTATCGGTCTGGCAGGAGTATTTAGCCTTGGAAGGTGGTCCTCCCATCTTCACTCAGGATAACACGTGTCCCGAGCTACTCACAAGGTCTTAGCTTAGTCCCACCGGTATCTTTTTGGGTACGGGGCTTTCACCCTCTGTGGCTTACCTTTCCAGGTAACTCCCCTAAAATACCGGCTACACTAAGACGGGCTAATCCCATTTCGCTCGCCGCTACTTTGGGAATCTCGTTTGATTTCCTCTCCTCCGGGTACTGAGATGTTTCACTTCCCCGGGTTCGCCCCCACTTACGTGGGTGACCAGTCTCTCAACTGGCCGGGTTGCCCCATTCGGATATCCAGGGATCAACGCTCCTTGACAGCTCCCCCTGGCTTTTCGCAGCCTGGCACGTCCTTCTTCGCCTCTGCCAACCTAGGCATCCACCGCTCGCCCTTAGTAGCTTTCTCGCGGCGTGGACAAGACTTTTAACAACTAATTTTCAATTATCTCTCGTACTAAAATGTACAATGGAAAATGTCTCTCATTCTCCATTCTACATTTTATTAATGTTGAATGTTGAATTTTAAATATTGAATTTACATTTTTAATTCATCATTCATAACTGCCCTTGCTTGGTGGAGACAAGGGGAGTCGAACCCCTGACCTCCTACTGGCGTCTTGCGGTGCTCACTTCTTTCGCACATCGCAATCACCGTGCGGGGCTACAAACGACAAGCAGTTGTCGTTTGCTTTACGGCCCTCCCGTGCAAGCACGCAGTCTGTATAACAGCCTTTAGCTACTTTACAGGCTACTCTTGCATGGTGGAGACAAGGGGAGTCGAACCCCTGACCTCCTGCGTGCAAGGCAGGCGCTCTACCAGCTGAGCTATGTCCCCTTCTCTTAACTACCTGGCTTCTTGGCCTCTTGGCAACTTAACTGGTGGGACTACCAGGACTTGAACCTGGGACCTCACCCTTATCAGGGGTGCGCTCTAACCAGCTGAGCTATAGTCCCTTAGCCTGATAAGGGTTGAAAGCTTACATATAAGCAGCAGACCCTCAGGGCTCTTTTAGAGAGTAGAAACGAATCTACTCTCTCTGAAAGGAGGTGATCCAGCCGCAGGTTCTCCTACGGCTACCTTGTTACGACTTCACCCCAGTCGCCGTGCCCACCGTCGGCGGCCCTAATCTTTAGGATACCGACTTCGGGTGAGCACGACTCCCATGGTGTGACGGGCGGTGAGTACAAGACCCGGGAACGTATTCACCGCGGCATGGCTGATCCGCGATTACTAGCGATTCCGCCTTCATGCACTCGAGTTGCAGAGTGCAATCCGAACTGGGATGGGGTTTTCCAGATTTGCTCCACCTCGCGGTATCGCCTCTCTTTGTCCCCACCATTGTAGCACGTGTGTCGCCCTGGACATAAGGGCCATGATGACTTGACGTCATCCCCACCTTCCTCCCGGTTGCCCGGGCAGTCCCCTTAGAGTGCTCGGCCTAACCGTTAGCAACTAAGGGCAGGGGTTGCGCTCGTTGCGGGACTTAACCCAACATCTCACGACACGAGCTGACGACAGCCATGCAGCACCTGTCTCGGAGTTCTAACCGAAGTTAGCACTCCCCCATCTCTGGAGGATCCCCCGGATGTCAAGCCCAGGTAAGGTTCTTCGCGTATCTTCGAATTAAACCACATGCTCCACCGCTTGTTCGGGTCCCCGTCTATTCCTTTGAGTTTTAGCCTTGCGGCCGTACTCCCCAGGCGGGCCACTTATCGCGTTTGCTGCGTGACTGAAGGACTGTCCCCCCAACCACTAGTGGCCATCGTTTAGGGCGTGGACTACCAGGGTATCTAATCCTGTTTGCTCCCCACGCTTTCGTGCCTCAGCGTCAGTTCCGTTCCAGCTGCGCGCCTTCGCTTTCGGCATTCCTCCTGATCTCTACGGATTTCACCCCTACACCAGGAATTCCCGCAGCCTCTCCCGGACTCTAGATTAGCAGTTTTAGAAGCAGTTCCACAGTTGAGCTGTGGGCTTTCACTCCTAACTTACCAATCCGCCTACGCACCCTTTACGCCCAGTGATTCCGAGTAACGCTCGCTCCCCCCGTATTACCGCGGCTGCTGGCACGGAGTTAGCCGGAGCTTATTCATCAGGTACCGTCATCTTCTTCCCTGATAAAAGGAGTTTACACCCCGAAAGGCTTCTTCCTCCACGCGGCATTGCTGGGTCAGGCCTTAGCCCATTGCCCAATATTCCCCACTGCTGCCTCCCGTAGGAGTCTGGACCGTGTCTCAGTTCCAGTGTGGCTGATCATCCTCTCAGACCAGCTACGCGTCATCGCCTTGGTAGGCTCTTACCCTGCCAACTAGCTGATACGCCGCAGCCCTCTCCCACAGCGACCTTACGGCCTTTCCCCTCTCGGGTATATGCGGTATTAGCACGCGTTTCCACGTGTTGTCCCCCACTGTGGGGCAAGTAGCTACGTGTTACTCACCCGTCCGCCGGTCGCCAGCCATCTATCCGAAGATAAATGCTGCTGCCCCTCGACTTGCATGTGTTAAGCATGCCGCCAGCGTTCACTCTGAGCCAGGATCAAACTCTCCATTAAAAGTTTAATCCATTTAAAACTCATTTAAGTTTAAACGCGACTTTATTATTATGCCCTTAGGCTCTTATTCTCTATTTATTAAAATAGTTATTACGAACCCCTCGGACCTGCTACTTATCTCTAAGCTCTCAATCATCTCCAATTACGCTCTCTTGCGTTTTGGGAATGAAAGTATATTATATCTTACTTATATTGTCAAGGGAATTTTATGGAAATTTTTTAATTTTTTATTCTTTTATTCACTTTTTAGTATTATTATCTCAAATTCTAATTTATTTATAGGAAAGTGTCTTATGTAATCTCTTATTTTTTTAATATCACCTTTTACATTTCCTGAAACGCCAGAATATTTTATATATTCCAATAATTTAACAGGAGAATCAAATTTTAATTCATAATTTAATATTTCTAATTCCGGGTTTAATATACCGGCAATATTTAAAATTTTTTCTTTTGAATATATCGGCGAAACAATATTTAAATAATTATGTAAAGATTTAAAAGTGTTCGAAGTAAAAATCGCCAGTAAATATTTTTTATTTAAATTTTTTATTTTTTCAAAAACTAATTCCAAATCTTTGGACCACTGGAGTGCGGAAAAAGAAATAATCTGTTCAAAATCATATTGTTTAATCTTTTCAAAACATTCTTCTGTATTAAAATCAAGTTTTAATGTATTACAAGGATGATTTTTTAACATTTCTTCACTTATATCTATTCCCAAATAAAAATCAAATTTTTTATATCCGCATATTATCCCGTTTCCACATCCCAAATCAACAACTTTTGTTTTAACGAACGGCAAATATTTTTCAATTATTTTTCTTTGGATTAAATTATATTTCGGGTATGTATGTGCATATTTATCGAAATTTTTCATTTTTCGCTTTTAATTTTTCATTTTTGTTATAATTCTATCAAAAAAGGTAAAAAATGACATCTGTTTTATTTATTGTTCAAATAATACTTGTAATTGCAATAGTAATTTTAGTTTTATTACAAAAATCCGAATCAATGGGACTTGGTGCATATTCAAGCTCAAACGAAAGTGTATTTGGGGCAAAAGGTCCTATGAACTTTTTGGCAAAAGCAACAATAATTTTAGGATTTTTATTTGTATTAAATACTTTAACACTGACATATTTGTATAATAAACAAGCAAACACTTCTGTTGTAAGTGAAGTTAAACTTCCAAAATCAACTCCTGTTCCTCCCGCTCCTGTAAAATGAGATTTTTTCTTTTTTTTCTTCCTATTTTACTTTTAGCCGAAGCCCATATTTTTGTTTTACATAGAATTGATGACTTTTAGGCATCCTTATACAAACACTTCAACTAAAGAACTTGAAAAATATTTAAAATATATAAAAAAACACAATTTAAAAGCTGTAAAACTATCAACTCTTGTAAAAAAAATTGAAAATAAAGAAAATATTGATAATTATGTTGTTTTTACCATAGATGACAATTATAAAAGTTTTTATAAAAACGGCCTGCCTTTATTTAAAAAATACCATATTCCTTTTACCCTTTTTGTATATACAAAGGCAACTGAAGGTAAATGGGGAGATTTTATGACATGGAAAATGGTAAGGGAATGTGCAAAATACGGAGAACTTGGAGTTCACAGCTACGCTCATCCGCATCTGCCAAAACTTAGCGATAAAGAAATAAACCAGGATACACTTAAGGCTATTAATTTATTTAAAAAAAGAATCGGTTACATTCCCGACATGTATGCATATCCGTATGGGGAATATGACGAGAGGGTAAAAAAAATAATTTCAAAATATTTTAAGGTTATTGCAAATCAAAATCCCGGGGCGATTGATTTAACCACTCCGATTGACGATTTGGACAGAATCGCACTGACAGGAAAAGTAAATATAGCAGAAAAACTAAAGCTCAAAAGACTCCATATAAAAAATTTGATAATTAAAAGAAATAAAAATTCAATTACTGAAATTTCGGGAAAACTGATAAATAAAATTCCATATATAAATATCTATTTAACAGATTTCGGCTGGAAATACCATATAAAAATTAAAAATAATAAATTCTGTTTTCATCCGGATTTTAAGCTCAAAAGATTCAGAAACAGGATTATCATAAGGTATAATTATAAAATCTTTTCAAGAATGATAATAAAATATTAAGGAGGATAAAAATGGAAGAAGTTTTTAAATTTGCCAAAGAGCATATGCAAAAAAGTATAGATGTGTTAAAAAAAGATTTAAATACACTAAGAACCGGAAAAGTTTCTATTCATGTACTTGACGGGGTGAAAGTTGAATATTACGGAACACCGACTCCATTAAATCAGGTTGCAAACGTAAATGCCGTGGATGCAACAACCATTGTAATTCAGCCCTGGGACAAATCTATTATGAAAGATATAGAAAAAGCCATTCAAGAGGCCAATGTTGGAGCAAATCCTAACAATGACGGAGAAGTTATAAAAATGTACTTTCCTCCAATGACAGAAGAAGAAAGAAAAAAACAGGCCAAAAAAGCAAAAGAGTTTGCAGAAAAAGCAAAAATAGCTATTAGAAACGTAAGACGCGAATCCAATGATAAAATAAAAAAAATGTTTAAAGACAAAGAAATAACAGAAGACGAAGAAAGAAAAGGACTCGATAAAATTCAGGAAATAACCGATAGTTTTGTTAATAAAGTTGATGAAACTGTAAATAAAAAAATTGATGAAGTAATGAAAGTTTAATTAAGTGAAAAATAAACAAATGAATGTAAAAGATATTTATGAAAAACATGGCGCTTTATTAAAAGGCCATTTTCTTTTAAGCAGCGGCAAACACAGCGAATATTACCTTCAAAGTGCGAGGGTTTTGGAATATCCAGAAGTTGCCGAGACTTTGGCAAAAGAACTTGCAAAAAAAATAATTGAAGCCGGAGTTAAAATAGATACTGTATGTTCTCCGGCTATCGGGGGACTGCTTGCCGGATATGAATTAGCAAGGGCTCTTGGTGTCAGACTTATTTTTACCGAAAGAGTTAACGGTAAAATGACTTTAAGAAGAGGATTTGAAGTAAAGGAAAATGAAAAAGTATTAATCTGTGAAGACATTATCACAACCGGCGGATCCGCAATGGAAGCGGCAAGGGAAATTGAAAAAAGAGGCGGCAGGGTAGTAGGATTTGGGGCAATTGCCAACAGAGGCGTCTGTAAAAGAGTTAATGGAAAAACCGAGAGAAAACCTGAATGTAAATTACCCCAAAACAAACCTCTTTTTGCGTTAGAAGACTTTGATTTTGAAGTTTATGAACCACAAAACTGCCCAATGTGCAAAGCAGGAAGCAAACCAGTTAAACCCGGCAGCAGAGGAAATTAGTGAACTGCCCTTTGTGTAATCCGGAAAATGAAGATATAATTTTTCAGAATACCCTTTTTAGGGTTATTTTGATTAATGAAATTCCTGGCTACATTAGAATCATTACACAAAAACATATAAAAGAATTCAGCGATTTGGAAGATAAAGAAATAATACAAATAATGCAGTCTGTTAAAAATATTGAAAAAACAATGATAAAACTGCTTAATCCTGATAAAATAAATATTGCTGAATTCGGAAATATGGTTCCCCACCTCCATTTTCACATAATACCGAGATATATAAATGACCCATGGTGGCCGGCAAGCACTTTTTGTAAAAAAGTAAGAAATTTTACGTATCCAAAGTTTGATAAAAACAGATATAAAAAAGCAATAAAAGCGTGCTTAGAGAATTTATAGCCCTTAGTTTATATTATTTCCTCTTTTTTGCATTAATCGGTGATTATGTAATTTTTATGCCAAAAATGTATTCAGTTTATTTTACACCGGCTCAAATAGGAATTCTTTTTTCCATGCTTCCAATTGCCAGATTTTTAACTCCTTTTTTGTTTTTTAAACTTACAATAAATAAAAAAATATTTTTATCGGCGCTTACATTTTCAATATTTGCTTCATTTTTACTTATCAATAAAAATTTTTATTTAATTTCTTTCGCTTTTTTTCTGATAGGGGCATGCTTTAGTGTAATATTTCCTTATATTGAAACAATTGCAGTTGAAAAATTAAAAGAAAATTACGGCAGGGCGAGAGTGTATGGAAGTCTGGGATTTATGCTGTTTGGGATTATATTTTCATATTTTAAAATAAATTTCATTTATATTTTTATTATTTTGATGATATGTACCAATATTACAGCTTTATATTTTTTGGAAGACAAATATGTAAAAAAAGAAAACAGACCGATAAATTTTTTTATTGCATGGAAATTTTGGTTTGCTTTAATATTAATGCAGATTAGTTTCGGGGGATTTTATAACTTTTTTACAATTTATAATTTAAATCATAACATTCCAAAAGAGATAAACGGGTGGCTTTGGGCTATAGGGGTAATTGCTGAAATTTTAATTTTTCTAATTCAACATAAATTTATAAAAAAATACCCCCCTCTCTTTTGGATTAAAATTTCAATATTTTTAACATCAATTAGATGGCTGATGCTATATTTATTTGCAGGCAATATAATTTTAATAGCGCTTTCGCAGCTGCTTCATGCTTTTTCTTTTGCTATATTCCATACATCTGCTATGTTGTATCTTTTTGGAATTTATAAAAACAAAACACTTGCCCAGCAGTTTTATGCAGGAATCGGTTACGGGTTTGCCGCATTTTTAGGAAGTGTCATATCAGGAATTTTATACGGAGAAAATCTATATTTATACGAAAGCCTGATAGCAATGGCGGGATTTTTAATTATGTTATAATTAAGCAAAAAGGTTTTTATGTTTCCCAAAAAAATATATGACAGAAAAATAAAATTAAATTATGAAAACACATTAATTACCGGCCCTAAAGGGGTTGGAAAAACATTTTTGATTTTTAATTTTTTAAAAAAATTTAAAGGTAGCTGGGAATATTATAACTTCTCTGATTACAGGGAAAAAAACTTTGAATTAACATCCGATTTAATTATTTTTGAAAATTTCGATTTTTCGGTAAAAATTCCTGCTGATAAAACAGTTTTTATAACAAGCTCTGAAAATATTGAAATTGAAAATTTTAAAAAAATAGAATTAAAAGCGCTTGATTTTGAAGAATTTTTCGCTTTCGAAAAATCAAATTCCCCGACAAACACATTTGATAAATTTTTAAAATACGGGAATTTTGCAAAAAACGCTTTTGTAGAAGATTATTTTAAAGAAGAATATTTAAAAGATGTGTTTGACTTACTACCTTTTAATAAAGAAATTTTAAAATTCTTTTTTGCCCACATCGGCGAAAAGCTGACTCTTTATCAAATATTTCAGATTTTAAAAAAAAGAATAAAAATAAGTAAAGACAGTTTTTATAAAACAACAAACGAATTGATTAAAAACAGGGTTATTTATGAAGTTGAAAAGTATAAAGCACCAAAATCACCTAAAAAATTTTTTGCTTATAATTTTGCCTTCAGAAATATTTTAACTAATAAAAAAAATTTTTTCCATAAATTTGAAAATATGGTTTTTCTTAAATTAAATGAAAAAGAAATTTATTACAAAGATACCCTTAATTTTTATTTGCCTCAAAAAGAGATGGGAATACTTGTAATGCCTTTTGCAGATGAAAACACAATTTTGGAAAAACTAAACAAAGTAAACGATGTAAAAAAAATTGAAATCATTACAATTTCAAACGAACTTGAAATAAAACATAAAAATTTTGAAGTGGAGGTAAAGCCGTTTTGGCAATGGAGATTTGCGGAATAGACGAAGCAGGACGCGGACCTATAGCTGGACCTTTGGTAGTAGCCGGATGCTTAATAAATGAAAAATGTAAAGTAAAAAGTGAAAAATGGTATAAAGAGTTAACAGATTCAAAAAAATTAACTCCTAAAAAAAGAGAGGAACTATTTGAAATAATAAAAGAGACCAGTGTCTATCATATTGTATGGATAGATAATAAAACAATAGATAAAAAAGGGCTTTCTTTTGCCATCAATTTTGCATTAAAAGAAATAAAAGAAAAAATTAAAGCGGACAAATACCTGTTTGACGGAAACAGTAATTTTGGGGTTAAGCAAATAGAAACTATAATAAAAGGGGATTTGAAAATTAAAGAAATAGGCGCAGCAAGTATTTTGGCAAAAGTAAGCAGAGACAGATATATGATAAAAATTGCCGGTAAATATCCCGAATATAATTTTGCCAAACATAAAGGATATATAACGAAAGAGCATATTGAAGAAATTAAAAAATTCGGATTTAGCGATATTCACAGAATCAGCTATAAATTAAAAGCATTAGAGAAAACACTTTTTTAGGAGTAAAATGAAAAAAACTATTTCACTTTTAATTTTTAATTTTTTACTTTTCACTGTTTTAAACGCCGCTTTCCCGGACTGGTATTATAATATTAAAAATATTAACGAGCAAAAAAAAGCATTTGTGGAAATAATGCTGCCTTTAATTCAAACAGAAAACAAAAATATATTAAATTTAAGAAAAAAAATTATTCAAATCTTTAACGATCCGGCTTTTTTATTAAAACCAAAAAAAATTGCTTTTTTGGCCAAAGCGGCCAAAAAATACAAAATAAAAGATATACTGAATAAAAATGAATTTTTAAAAAAAATAAACACAATACCCCCTTCACTCGCCCTGGCCCAGGCTGCAATAGAAAGCGGATGGGGAAAAAGCAGATTTGTTAAGTTAGCTAACAACCTCTTTGGACACTGGGAATATTCCAATAAAGGACTTCCTCCGAAAGACAGATATGACAATATTGATATAAATTATTCATTAAAAATATTTCCAAGCATTGAAGATTCAATAAGAGTATATATGCTAAACTTAAACAGAAACCCAGCTTATAAAGAATTTAGAAATTTAAGATATTTTTACAGATTAAAAAATAAAAAATTCACAGGCCTTATAGCTGCAACTACAATGGAATTATATTCCCAAAAAAGAGATGAATATGTGAAACTTCTTCAAAAAATGATAATCCAAAACCATTGGGAAAAATTTGATAAATAAATTTTGTCATTTAAATATCATTTAAATTTGTTAAAATACTGTTAACACGAAAAAGGAGAAAAAAATGGATAAATATATTAATTTGACAATGCAGTGGGGAATCAAAATCATCGGAGCCATTGCCATTTATATCATCGGTAAATGGATTGCGAAAATTATTACAAATATTGTGAAAAAACTTCTGGAAAAATCAAAAGTAGATATTACACTGGTAAAATTTTTAGGAAATTTAACATATATCGGTCTGCTTATTTTAGTAATCATTGCAGCTCTTGGAACATTAGGGGTTGATACCACCTCTTTTGCTGCAATAATTGCGGGTGCAGGTTTAGCTGTAGGTATGGCACTTAAAGATAATATATCAAATTTCGGTGCGGGAGTATTGATTTTATTCCTTAGGCCGTTTAAAATCGGGGATTTTGTTGAAGCGGCCGGAACTTCTGGCGTTGTTGATGAAATAGGTATTTTCAACACTATTATGAAAACAGGGGATAACAGAGTAATTATAATTCCTAACAACAATATAATCGGAAATATTATAATAAATTATTCAAGAGAAAAAATCAGAAGAATTGATTTGGTAATAGGCGTGGGATATGAAGATGATTTAAAACTGACTAAATCTATACTAGAAGAAATTTTAAGTTCTAATCCTAAAATATTAAAAGAACCGGCACCGACAGTGGCTCTTGCAGAATTGGCTGATAGCAGTGTTAATTTTAATGTAAGACCCTGGGTTAAGAGTGAAGAGTACTGGGAAGTAAGAAGCGAACTTCTTGAAACTATTAAAGAAACATTTGATAAAAAAGGAATAAATATCCCTTATCCTCAAATGGATGTACACATAGAAAAAACGGCTTAATTTCCGCTTTTTATAAATTTTTCTATATTTTTATAAATTTCTTCCATCAATTTTTTCCTTGCTTCAATACTGCTCCAGGCCATATGCGGGGTTAATAAAACTTTTTTACTTTTTAAAAGCGGATTATCAATATTTACAGGTTCTTTTTCAAATACATCCAGACCTGCAAAAATATTTTTTTCTTTTAAAATTTTTGACAAATCATCTTCATTTATTATTCCACCTCTTCCAACATTTACTAAAATACTTCCTTCTTGCAAGAGCGAAAGTTTTTCATAATTTAAAAGATTTTTTGTATTTTCGTTTAAAGGCGCATGGATTGTTATTATTACTGAAGTTTTAAGAAGCTCTTCAAGTTCAACTCTTTTAAATTCATCTGAATTATTTTTACCGCTTGTAGAATAATAAACAACCTCAGCTCCAAAACTTTTAGCTAATTTTGCAACACCCTTTCCAATTTCACCAAGTCCAATAATTCCCCATATTTTACCTTTAATCTCAAACCAGTTTTGAATATGGGTAAATATTTTAGAATTAGAATATTCATTTCTTGTATATTTATCAAAATAACAAATTTTATTTATAAGTCCTAAAACTAAAGCAAAAGTATGTTGAACTACTGCATTTGTAGAATATCCCGCCACATTTTTTACAATAACCCCTTTCTTTTTAGCATATTCTATATCCACATTATTCATCCCAGTTGCAGCAATTTGAATAAATTTTAATCTTTTTGCATTATCTAAAACACTGTTATCAATTACAACTTTATTAGTTACAATTATATCAGCATCTTTAATCCTATCTATTGTTTCATCTTTATCTGTAGTCTGATAAATTTCAACCTCACCGAATTCTTTAAACCTTTCAAAATCTACATTTCCAAGGCTTAGAGCATCTAAAAACACTATTTTCATTTGTCTCCTTTGATATAATTTCTAAAAAAGGCAAATTATGAAATATATTTTACTATGTTTTTTATTCTTTTCATTATACTCTAAAACAATAACTGCCACATATGAGGCAAAATACGGCTGGTTCGGCACAATTGCAACAGCCCAGGGTTTTTTTGAAAAGAATCAGACAAACTATAAAATTCAGACAATAGTAAAAACAAAAGGGCTCGCAGCCGTACTTTCGCATCATATGATACAAAAATACACAAGCATAGGAATAATTAAAAATAATAAACTGATTCCTTTTGAATATATCACATACAGAAAAAGGGGGGATAAAGAATATAAAAGAATATATCTGTTTGACCATAAAAAGAAAACAATTACAAGGATAAAATACTTTAATAACAAATTTGACGGAAAGGAAAAATTCGATTATTATGCGCCTCAGGATATTTTAAGCCTTTATTTTAATTTGCCGTTATATCTCAAAGACAAAAATAAAATTTATACATTTTATGCATTAGGGGCAAGAAAGCGTGACGGAAGGGTTGATGTAAATTTTTGCAAAAAAAATATTTTTGAGAGTAAAGGCGTTTGTATAAAAGCAAATTTATATAATAAAGTTTTTTCAGGGGATAAAGGAATTCTATATTTACTTATAAACCAAAAAAACTGGGTTACTTTAGAAGGAATTGTAAAAAATGTATTAAAAATCGGGGACTTGAAAGGTAAAATAATAAATTTTAAGCAAGTCCCTTAGTTTCAAGATATTTAGTATCATAGTTATTATTTAGAAAATCTTCATTTTCAAGCATTTTTAAATGAAACGGTATTGTAGTTTTTATGCCGCTTATTTGAAATTCCCTCAGAGCCTCTTTCATAATTTCAATGGCTTCGCTTCTATCTTTTCCCAAAACAATTACTTTTGCAATTAAACTGTCATAATACTGGGGAATAATATAACCTGCATATATATGTGTATCAACCCTTACATCTTTTCCTCCCGGAATATAAAGCTTTTGAATTTTTCCGGGATTTGGAATAAATTTATCAGGATCTTCGGCCAAAATTCTGCATTCAAGGGAATGCCCTTTTATATTTATATCTTTTTGTTCAGGTATTTTTTCACCTTCTTCTACTCTTATCATCCATTCAACCAGATCAATTCCGCTTACCATTTCACTTACCGGATGTTCTACCTGAAGCCTTGTATTCATTTCCATAAAATAAAAATTTAAATTTTTATCTACTAAAAATTCAATTGTTCCGGCTGAATAATATCCTATAG
It encodes the following:
- a CDS encoding ribonuclease HII — its product is MEICGIDEAGRGPIAGPLVVAGCLINEKCKVKSEKWYKELTDSKKLTPKKREELFEIIKETSVYHIVWIDNKTIDKKGLSFAINFALKEIKEKIKADKYLFDGNSNFGVKQIETIIKGDLKIKEIGAASILAKVSRDRYMIKIAGKYPEYNFAKHKGYITKEHIEEIKKFGFSDIHRISYKLKALEKTLF
- a CDS encoding polysaccharide deacetylase family protein → MTFRHPYTNTSTKELEKYLKYIKKHNLKAVKLSTLVKKIENKENIDNYVVFTIDDNYKSFYKNGLPLFKKYHIPFTLFVYTKATEGKWGDFMTWKMVRECAKYGELGVHSYAHPHLPKLSDKEINQDTLKAINLFKKRIGYIPDMYAYPYGEYDERVKKIISKYFKVIANQNPGAIDLTTPIDDLDRIALTGKVNIAEKLKLKRLHIKNLIIKRNKNSITEISGKLINKIPYINIYLTDFGWKYHIKIKNNKFCFHPDFKLKRFRNRIIIRYNYKIFSRMIIKY
- a CDS encoding ATP-binding protein; amino-acid sequence: MFPKKIYDRKIKLNYENTLITGPKGVGKTFLIFNFLKKFKGSWEYYNFSDYREKNFELTSDLIIFENFDFSVKIPADKTVFITSSENIEIENFKKIELKALDFEEFFAFEKSNSPTNTFDKFLKYGNFAKNAFVEDYFKEEYLKDVFDLLPFNKEILKFFFAHIGEKLTLYQIFQILKKRIKISKDSFYKTTNELIKNRVIYEVEKYKAPKSPKKFFAYNFAFRNILTNKKNFFHKFENMVFLKLNEKEIYYKDTLNFYLPQKEMGILVMPFADENTILEKLNKVNDVKKIEIITISNELEIKHKNFEVEVKPFWQWRFAE
- the frr gene encoding ribosome recycling factor, with protein sequence MEEVFKFAKEHMQKSIDVLKKDLNTLRTGKVSIHVLDGVKVEYYGTPTPLNQVANVNAVDATTIVIQPWDKSIMKDIEKAIQEANVGANPNNDGEVIKMYFPPMTEEERKKQAKKAKEFAEKAKIAIRNVRRESNDKIKKMFKDKEITEDEERKGLDKIQEITDSFVNKVDETVNKKIDEVMKV
- a CDS encoding HIT family protein, which produces MNCPLCNPENEDIIFQNTLFRVILINEIPGYIRIITQKHIKEFSDLEDKEIIQIMQSVKNIEKTMIKLLNPDKINIAEFGNMVPHLHFHIIPRYINDPWWPASTFCKKVRNFTYPKFDKNRYKKAIKACLENL
- a CDS encoding MFS transporter — encoded protein: MLREFIALSLYYFLFFALIGDYVIFMPKMYSVYFTPAQIGILFSMLPIARFLTPFLFFKLTINKKIFLSALTFSIFASFLLINKNFYLISFAFFLIGACFSVIFPYIETIAVEKLKENYGRARVYGSLGFMLFGIIFSYFKINFIYIFIILMICTNITALYFLEDKYVKKENRPINFFIAWKFWFALILMQISFGGFYNFFTIYNLNHNIPKEINGWLWAIGVIAEILIFLIQHKFIKKYPPLFWIKISIFLTSIRWLMLYLFAGNIILIALSQLLHAFSFAIFHTSAMLYLFGIYKNKTLAQQFYAGIGYGFAAFLGSVISGILYGENLYLYESLIAMAGFLIML
- the secG gene encoding preprotein translocase subunit SecG, which gives rise to MTSVLFIVQIILVIAIVILVLLQKSESMGLGAYSSSNESVFGAKGPMNFLAKATIILGFLFVLNTLTLTYLYNKQANTSVVSEVKLPKSTPVPPAPVK
- a CDS encoding glucosaminidase domain-containing protein, with product MKKTISLLIFNFLLFTVLNAAFPDWYYNIKNINEQKKAFVEIMLPLIQTENKNILNLRKKIIQIFNDPAFLLKPKKIAFLAKAAKKYKIKDILNKNEFLKKINTIPPSLALAQAAIESGWGKSRFVKLANNLFGHWEYSNKGLPPKDRYDNIDINYSLKIFPSIEDSIRVYMLNLNRNPAYKEFRNLRYFYRLKNKKFTGLIAATTMELYSQKRDEYVKLLQKMIIQNHWEKFDK
- a CDS encoding class I SAM-dependent methyltransferase, yielding MKNFDKYAHTYPKYNLIQRKIIEKYLPFVKTKVVDLGCGNGIICGYKKFDFYLGIDISEEMLKNHPCNTLKLDFNTEECFEKIKQYDFEQIISFSALQWSKDLELVFEKIKNLNKKYLLAIFTSNTFKSLHNYLNIVSPIYSKEKILNIAGILNPELEILNYELKFDSPVKLLEYIKYSGVSGNVKGDIKKIRDYIRHFPINKLEFEIIILKSE
- the pyrE gene encoding orotate phosphoribosyltransferase; this translates as MNVKDIYEKHGALLKGHFLLSSGKHSEYYLQSARVLEYPEVAETLAKELAKKIIEAGVKIDTVCSPAIGGLLAGYELARALGVRLIFTERVNGKMTLRRGFEVKENEKVLICEDIITTGGSAMEAAREIEKRGGRVVGFGAIANRGVCKRVNGKTERKPECKLPQNKPLFALEDFDFEVYEPQNCPMCKAGSKPVKPGSRGN